Below is a genomic region from Erigeron canadensis isolate Cc75 chromosome 7, C_canadensis_v1, whole genome shotgun sequence.
tttaggtATTTATGTTACTGCATTACATTAAAATAAGCTGTTTACATATGAAAAGAAATTACGGTTTTCCATGGAATGAAAATTAGCTAAATGGTAGGAGTGTGCTTCCTTTGATGATTGGTCTATTCTGTTAGgctaaacttttttttacatCCTGACCTAATGGAGCCTTCTATTCCTTCTCTGATTCTATAATGGTATACGCTAAATTTATACTCTACATAATTTATGAATTTATATGATCTGACAGTATTCAATACAAATTTTCAGGTACAACTGCTCCACCAGTTGATGTTAATAGACCATGCTATGTTGATGTTGCTGATGATGTACTACCTGCGTCCCAACTAGAGTCCATAGGTATGCCTTTTTAAATTCTATGCAGTTATATGTATCTGAAGTTAACCACCTTATTTACCTGACAAACATTACATATTACTTTTAATGAAAAGACCCATTAGCTGAATCATAAGGTTGTACTACAGCTTCGTCTACGGAAATACGTGATGCTTTGAAGGACAAAAATCTACAGAAACTCATACACAGCATAGATTGTTCTGCTAACGCTGAGACTGTAAGTGATATCACACTCGAGATTTCCAGTATGCTCTTTCTATTCTAGATAATGAAAAACTAATAAGGGAAATATGTCAAATGGGTCAAGGTTTGCCCAAAAGTATGCATTAACCCCCTATAAGCCACTATATATGAATTTAGAATTACAATGATTAAATAGTTTCTGTGCTCACAAGTCACAACACATAAGTAATATATGTGAAGTCATGAAACAGTAGGTATTTTTGGTCGGCCTGTTTTGATCCATTTTTCAGACAACACATTTTGTCACTTCTATTCTATTTCCATAGTTTCCAAAGGACAAATGAGACAAAACGAACAAAATCAATATTGCATTTCTACTTAATATTTCAGGAACTTGATAAAGCAATGGAACAGGAAGAGTTTCACTTATTTACCGAAAAGGTGTGCTTTTTCCGTTGTCCAATCTACTGCTTGGTAAATTCTGTGCTTTCTTAACAAATAATAAGTTTCTACTGTTCTCTGCTTGTAGATTTTGTCAATGATAAACCGGCCTGTCGATCAATGACTATAGGTATATGAACTATGAAATGACGTTTGATGAGGAATGTTGGCTCTTAATAGAAAGCTTGCTTTATGTATTTTGTTAAGGGTTATGTTAATATCTTAAACTTGTTAATGGTTT
It encodes:
- the LOC122608169 gene encoding zinc finger HIT domain-containing protein 3, which codes for MRKPNKTQRCKICEKADSKYKCPTCLIPYCSLVCFKKHKEIPCGKPVSAPQNDTSTTAPPVDVNRPCYVDVADDVLPASQLESIASSTEIRDALKDKNLQKLIHSIDCSANAETELDKAMEQEEFHLFTEKILSMINRPVDQ